Proteins found in one Roseovarius pelagicus genomic segment:
- the ald gene encoding alanine dehydrogenase has protein sequence MKIGCPTEVKPQEYRVGMTPNAAREAVSRDHEVIIQAGAGIGAGFADEDYTAAGAVIIDTADEIFATADMIVKVKEPQPGERKMLREGQLLFTYLHLAPDPAQTNDLLASGCTAIAYETVTDARGGLPLLAPMSEVAGRLAPQSGAWALQKANGGSGVLMGGVPGVRPANVAIIGGGVVGTAAARVAVGMGANVTVLDRSVPRLSYLDDVFMGRLTTQYSDKGAIEELLDRMDMVIGAVLIPGAAAPMLISREQLGSMRPGSVLVDVAIDQGGCFETSKATTHQDPIYDVDGIIHYCVANMPGAVARTSTIALGNATMPFMLALAGKGWKQACADDPHLLNGLNVHAGQLTYAAVGEALGIDTVSPQKLVNG, from the coding sequence ATGAAGATCGGATGCCCAACCGAGGTTAAGCCGCAGGAATACCGAGTCGGCATGACACCGAACGCGGCGCGCGAGGCAGTCAGTCGTGACCATGAAGTGATCATTCAGGCCGGGGCCGGTATTGGCGCGGGTTTTGCTGACGAGGACTATACTGCAGCCGGGGCGGTCATCATCGACACTGCCGACGAAATTTTCGCCACGGCCGACATGATCGTAAAGGTCAAGGAGCCGCAGCCCGGCGAGCGCAAGATGCTGCGCGAGGGCCAGTTGCTGTTTACCTATCTGCACCTCGCCCCCGATCCCGCACAGACCAATGACCTGCTGGCCAGCGGTTGTACTGCGATTGCCTATGAGACCGTAACCGACGCGCGCGGCGGGCTGCCGCTGCTGGCGCCGATGTCCGAAGTGGCCGGGCGGCTGGCACCGCAGAGTGGCGCCTGGGCGCTGCAAAAGGCCAATGGCGGTAGCGGTGTGTTGATGGGCGGCGTGCCGGGCGTGCGTCCGGCGAATGTGGCAATCATCGGCGGCGGGGTCGTCGGCACGGCGGCTGCGCGCGTTGCCGTGGGGATGGGCGCAAATGTTACCGTGCTGGACCGATCGGTGCCGCGTCTATCGTATCTGGATGATGTGTTCATGGGGCGTCTCACGACGCAATATTCTGACAAGGGCGCTATCGAGGAATTGCTGGATCGCATGGACATGGTGATCGGTGCGGTTCTGATCCCCGGCGCTGCCGCGCCTATGCTGATCAGCCGCGAACAGCTGGGGTCGATGCGGCCCGGTTCGGTGTTGGTGGATGTGGCGATTGACCAAGGCGGGTGCTTTGAGACGTCAAAGGCAACCACACATCAGGATCCAATCTATGACGTGGACGGGATCATCCATTACTGTGTGGCCAACATGCCGGGCGCTGTGGCGCGCACATCAACCATCGCACTGGGCAACGCGACGATGCCGTTCATGCTGGCGTTGGCGGGCAAGGGCTGGAAACAGGCCTGTGCGGACGATCCGCATTTGCTGAATGGGCTGAACGTCCATGCGGGGCAACTGACCTATGCTGCGGTTGGCGAGGCGTTGGGTATCGACACGGTATCGCCGCAAAAACTGGTGAACGGATAA
- the aroC gene encoding chorismate synthase, with amino-acid sequence MSLNTFGHLFRVTTWGESHGPALGATVDGCPPGVTIDEAMLQQWLDKRRPGQNKNMTQRNEPDAVRILSGVYEGQTTGTPIQLMIENTDQRSRDYGDILNTFRPGHADITYHQKYGLRDPRGGGRSSARETAARVAAGGIARAALEALVPGIAIKGYMTRMGAMVLDRARFDWDAIDGNDFWLPDAGAAPEWEAYLQKMRKDHNSVGAVVEVVARGVPAGLGAPVYAKLDTDLAAAMMSINAVKGVEIGEGMAAAELSGTENADEIFMGADGPEYSSNHAGGILGGISTGQEVVVRFAVKPTSSILSPRKSIRMDGSPTEVVTKGRHDPCVGIRAVPVGEAMMACVILDHLLLHRGQVGDGPRGQIG; translated from the coding sequence ATGAGCCTCAATACTTTCGGACATCTTTTTCGCGTGACCACATGGGGCGAGAGCCACGGGCCCGCCTTGGGCGCGACGGTAGATGGCTGTCCGCCGGGCGTGACGATCGACGAGGCGATGCTACAGCAGTGGTTGGACAAGAGACGCCCCGGCCAGAACAAGAACATGACCCAACGCAATGAGCCGGACGCGGTACGCATCTTGTCGGGTGTCTACGAGGGGCAGACGACCGGCACGCCGATCCAGCTGATGATCGAGAATACCGATCAGCGCAGCCGGGATTATGGCGATATCCTCAACACGTTCCGGCCCGGACATGCGGATATTACCTATCACCAGAAATATGGGCTGCGTGATCCGCGTGGGGGCGGTCGCAGCAGCGCGCGCGAAACCGCGGCACGGGTCGCGGCGGGGGGCATCGCCCGCGCCGCGCTGGAGGCGCTGGTGCCGGGGATAGCGATCAAGGGTTACATGACGCGTATGGGTGCGATGGTGCTGGATCGTGCGCGATTTGATTGGGATGCGATTGATGGCAATGATTTCTGGCTGCCCGATGCCGGTGCCGCACCCGAATGGGAGGCGTATTTGCAGAAAATGCGCAAGGATCACAACTCGGTCGGGGCAGTGGTCGAGGTGGTCGCGCGGGGCGTGCCCGCCGGGTTAGGTGCGCCGGTCTATGCCAAGCTCGATACTGATCTGGCGGCGGCGATGATGTCGATCAACGCGGTCAAAGGCGTGGAGATCGGCGAAGGCATGGCCGCGGCAGAGCTGTCGGGTACCGAAAATGCCGATGAGATTTTCATGGGCGCGGACGGTCCGGAGTATTCTTCAAACCACGCAGGAGGTATCCTTGGCGGTATCTCTACCGGACAGGAGGTCGTGGTGCGGTTCGCGGTCAAGCCGACGTCGTCGATCCTGAGCCCGCGCAAGTCGATCCGGATGGATGGCAGCCCGACAGAAGTCGTGACCAAGGGTCGCCATGACCCCTGTGTTGGCATTCGTGCGGTGCCCGTCGGTGAAGCGATGATGGCTTGTGTCATCCTCGACCATCTGTTGTTGCATCGCGGACAAGTGGGCGACGGACCGCGCGGGCAGATCGGCTGA